In the genome of Nocardioides sp. NBC_00368, the window ACGCCGTCCGAGATCCCCGAGGGCGTCTCCGACTACGACCTGCCCGGCGACGAGGAGCACTTCCTCACCCCCGTCGACAACGGCAGCGTGTGCGTCAACATCGACACCGAGTGGTTCGCCGCGAAGAAGCTGACGCCGCCGAAGTCGCTCGACGACCTGGCCGAGCCCGCGTACAAGGACCTCTTCGTGACCCCGGGCGCGGCGACCTCGACGCCGGGGATGGCGTTCCTGCTGGCGACCGTCGCCGAGTACGGCGAGGACGGCTGGGCCGACTACTGGGGCAAGCTGATGGACAACGGCGCCAAGGTCGTCGACGGCTGGGACCAGGCCTACTACTCCGACTTCACCCAGGGCGGCGGCAAGGGCACGCGTCCGATCGTCCTCTCCTACGACTCTTCGCCGGCCTTCACCGTCAAGGACGGGAAGACCACGACTGCCGCGCTCCTCGACACCTGCTTCCGTCAGGTCGAATACGCCGGTGTGCTGAAGGGTACTGACCACCCCGAGGGCGCCCAGGCGCTGATCGACTTCATGCTCTCCGACAGCGTGCAGGGGGCGCTGCCGGAGAGCATGTATGTCTTCCCCGTCTCCTCGAGCGTCGAGCTGCCCGCCGAATGGGCGAAGTTCGCCCAGCAGCCGACCTCGCCGCTCTCCGTCGAGCCCGAGGAGATCGAGGAGAACCGGGAAGCCTGGCTGGCGACCTGGAGTGACACGATCGCGCAGTGAGCTCCACCCGTCGCGTAGGCACCCTGGTCGCGCTCGCCGCCCTTCCGGTGGCCGTGCTGGCGGTCTTCTTCGTCCTGCCGGTCACGGGGATGGTGCAGCGCGGCCTGTTCTTCGGTGGCTCCTTCGACCTGTCCGTGGTGTCTCGGGTCGTGGGGCGCCCGGAGATCCAGCGGGCGCTCTGGTTCACGCTGTGGTCCTCGGGCCTCGCGACGGTGCTGAGCGTCGCCTTGGGGCTGCCGGCTGCGTTCGCGCTGCATCGGCTGGCGTTTCCGCTGCAGCGTGTGATCCGGGCCGGGCTGCTGGTGCCGTTCGTACTCCCCACCGTCGTCGTCGGGGTCGCCTTCCGCGAGCTCATCGGCGAGGCGGGGATGCTGGCCTCTCTCGGGTTGGACGGGACGCCGACCGCGATCATCCTCGGGCTGGTCTTCTTCAACGCCTCGGTGGTGATCCGCGCGGTCGGGGCGGCCTGGGAGTCGCTCGATCCGCGTCCGGGTGAGGCCGCCGCCGCTCTCGGGGCGTCGCCCTTGCGGGTCCTGCTGACGATCACCCTGCCCGCGCTGCGTCCCGCGATCGTCTCGGCGGCGTCGGTGGTCTTCCTCTTCTGCGCGACCGCGTTCGGGATCGTGCTCACCCTCGGCGGGGTGCGCTACAACAGCATCGAGACCGAGATCTACAAGCTGACCTTCACCCTGTTCGACCTGCCCGGTGCCGCGGTGCTGTCGGTGCTCCAGCTGGTGGTCGTCGTCGGTCTCCTGGTCGTGGCCGGTCGGCTGCGTTCGGTGCCCGATCCCGCGCAGTCGCGGGTCGTCGTACGCCGTCGGCAGGTGTCGCTGCGAGACCTCCCGGCCCTGTTGTCGACGTCCGTGCTGGTCCTGCTGGTGGCCGGGCCGCTGCTGGCGCTGCTGCTCGGGTCGCTGCGCGTCGACGACCGGTGGAGCCTCGGGAACTACGTCGCCCTGCAGACCCCTGGGTTCGACCCGCCGCTGCCGGTGCCGGTCACCACGGCGCTGATGACGTCGCTGGCGGTCGCGGTGCAGGCGACACTCGTCGCGCTGGTGCTCGGGCTGCTGGTGGCCTTCGCGGTGACCCGCCGGTCGCGGACCCGGGCCGAGCATCGAGTGCGTGCGGTCCTCGACGGGCTGTTCATGGTGCCGCTCGGGGTCAGCGCCGTCACCCTCGGGCTCGGGCTCTACCTGACGCTCGGGTCGGGCGTCCTCGACTTCCGTGACGAGCCGTGGCTGGTACCGCTGGCCCAGGCTCTGGTCGCGTTGCCCCTGGTGGTGAGGACGTTGGTGCCGGTCCTGGGATCGGTCGACGACCGACTCCGCCAGGCCGCCGCCGGGCTCGGGGCCGGGCCGCTGCGTGCGGTGATGACCGTCGACGTACCTGCCGTCTGGAAGCCGCTCCTCGCCTCCTCCGGCTTCGCCTTCGCGGCCTCGCTGGGGGAGTTCGGCGCGACGTCCTTCCTGGTCCGCGAGGAGCGCCCCACCCTCCCCGTCGTCATCCTCCGGTTGCTGTCCCGTCCGGGGTCCGACAACTACGGCATGGCCCTCGCCGCCGCCTGCGTCCTCGCCCTCGCCACCGCCGTCGTGATGCTCCTCGTCGAGCGTCTCCGCGTCCCTTCGATCGGAGCACTGTGAACACCGCACCGCCGAAACCGCACCTTTGGGGGCCGAGTCCGCACTTGTGGCGGACGAAACGGCAGTTTGGTACGCCAGAACTACCGATTCGGCCACCAGAACTACCGATTCGGCGGGATCGGGGTTGCGATGCTGTCGCTGCGTGAGGTGTCGGTGGCGTACGACGGGAAGGCGGCCGTCTCGGACGTCAGCCTGGAGCTGGCGGACGGAGAGGTGCTGGCGCTGCTCGGGCCTTCGGGGTCGGGGAAGTCGACGCTGTTGCGGGCAGTGGCCGGACTGGAGCCGGCGACGGGGGAGATCTGCTGGGACGGGCGGGAGCTGCGCGGAGTGCCGACGCACAAGCGCGGCTTCGCGCTGATGTTCCAGGACGGGCAGCTGTTCCCGCACCTCAGTGTCGCGGGCAACGTCGCCTACTCGATGCGGCTGCGGCGCATCCCCGGCGCCGACCGCGAGAAGCGGGTCGCCGACCTGCTGGATCTCGTCGGCCTGGGTGGCTACCAGGATCGCCTCCCGGGCACGCTGAGCGGTGGCGAGCGGCAGCGGGTCGCGCTGGCACGGGCGCTGGCGGTCGAGCCGAGGCTGCTGCTCCTCGACGAGCCGCTCTCCGCGCTCGACGCGGGGCTGCGGGAGCGGCTGGCCGGCGATCTGCGACGGATCCTGCACGAGGCCGGCACGACAGCGCTCATGGTCACCCACGACCAGGAGGAGGCGTTCGCGGTCGCCGACCGGATCGCGCTCCTGCGCGACGGTCGCCTCGTGCAGGAGGGGACCCTCCGCGACGTCTGGGCGCGGCCGACCGACACCTGGGCGGCGCTGTTCCTCGGCTATGCCCGTGTGCTCGAGGGCAGTGCGGCGCGGACCGTTCTGAAGGCCGCCGGACTGAGCCCAGCGGGCGCGGTGGCGCTCCGACGCTCGGCCTTCGTCGCCGACCCGGCGGGGCCGCTCACCGGCACCGTCGTCTCGGCCAGGGCCACGCCGGAACAGCACCGGCTCGTCGTACGTCTCGACGACATCGGTGAGGTCGACGCGGTCGCCGACTCGGCGCCGGCGCCGGGGGAGTCGGTCAGGCTGCGGGTGGAGCCGAACCGGCTGGCCATTCCAGAATCTGTTGTCCCCGAATCGGCAGAGCAGCCACCCGCCATTTAAACTTAGCGGCTATGTATCGCCGCGCTCAGATCTTCCTCGTCAGTAGCGCGCTGATCTTCGGCCTGATCGCAGTCGTGACCGCGCAGATCGTCGACAAGCGCATGCTCGACCCGGAGGGCTTCCTCGGACCGTCCTGGCTCCGGTTGCCCCTCCTCGTCGGAGCCGCCCTGCTCGTCGACCTGGTGCCACGCACGCTGTGGTTGGCGAAGTTCAAGTGGAAGGACATGGGCCCGATCTTCAAGGAGCGGGTCCGCACCCACTGGACCCGTGAGCGCCTGACGCTCGTGGCGATGGGCATCGTCTGCTTCTACCTGGTCTACGTCTGCTACCGGAACCTCAAGTCCTTCCTGCCGTTCGTCGTGCCGGAGACCTACGAGTTCGACCACGAGCTGCACCTGATCGACAAGGCGGTGCTCTTCGGCGCCGACCCGGCGATCCTGCTCCACGACCTGCTCGGCACCGGTTGGGTGGCCTGGTTCCTCTCCTACATCTACATGTGGTTCCTGCCGCTGGTGCCGTTCGCGGTCGCCGCATGGCTGGTCTGGTCGCGCAACCTGGCCTACGGCTACTGGTTCGTCGCCTCGCAGTGCATCGCCTGGATCCTCGGCACGGTGTCCTACTACTGCCTGCCGACGGTCGGTCCGGGCCTGCAGTACCCCTATCTCTACGCCGACCTGCCGGACACGCCGGCCAGCAGCCTGATGGAGTCGCTGGTCTTCACCCGGCAGCACGTCCTCTTCGACGTCGACGCCAACGTGGTGCAGTCGGTCGGTGGCTTCGCCTCGCTGCACACCGGCATCACCCTGCTGGTGGCGCTGATGATCCACGCCACGATCAAGAACAAGATCGCCCGCTGGGCCGGCTGGATCAACTTCGGGATCACCGTCGTGGCGACCGTCTACTTCGGCTGGCACTATCTCGCCGACGACGTCGCGGGCGCGATGATCGCGCTCGTCGCCTACTACTTCGGCGGGCTGGCGGCCGGCCAGAAGTTCCAGCGCAAGGGCGTGCGCCGGCTCGTCGCCGAGTCCGACGCGATCGCCGGGCGCGAGGCGAAGGTCGCCCACGAGCTGACCTGATCCTGGCCTCGCCCGGCATAGGGTGGCGACGTGAACGCCATCGATGCCGCCGCACTGACTTCACTTCTCGACGGGCGCTACGCCGGGGTACGCCAGGACGTACGCCGAGCGCTGGCCGAACGCGCCGACTTTCTCGACGAGGTCGAGGAGCTGCCCCGGCCGGAGTACCGCGAGCGGGTCCGGGAGGTGCTCCTCGACGTATCTGCGACCGGCCTGACCGGGCTCGGGTTCCCGAAGGAGTACGGCGGCGGCGGTGACGTCGGCGCTTCCATCGCCGCCTTCGAGGAGATGGCCGGCGGGGACCTGTCGCTGCTGGTGAAGTCGGGCGTGCAGTTCGGGCTCTTCGGCGGCGCCATCCTGCAGCTCGGCACCGCCCGGCACCACGACCGCTACCTCGCCGACATCGTCTCCGGGCGCCTGCTCGGCTGCTTCGCGATGACCGAGCACGGCCATGGCTCCAACGTGGCCGCCGTGGCGACCGTGGCCACCTACGACCCGGCGACCCAGGAGTTCGTCATCGAGACGACCCGGGAGGATGCGTACAAGGACTACATCGGCAACGCCGCTGCTCACGGCGAGCTCGCGGTCGTCTTCGCGCAGCTCGTCGTCGGCGGCGAGGAGCGTGGGGTGCATGCCTTCGTCGTGCCGATCCGGATCTCCGGCGTCGCTGCGCCCGGGGTCAAGATCGCTGACGACGGGCCCAAGATGGGGCTCAACGGCGTCGACAACGGACGGCTGTGGTTCTCGGGAGTGCGGGTGCCGCGTACGTCCTTGTTGAATCGCTTCGCCGACGTCACCGCCTCCGGCGAGTACGTGTCGGAGATCGAGTCGGCCGGGCGCCGCTTCTTCACCATGCTGGGCACGCTCGTGCAGGGCCGGGTCTCGGTCGGTGGAGCGGCGATCCGGGCCTCGGAGGTCGCGCTGACGATCGCGGTCCGCTACGCGCTGCGACGCCGGCAGTTCGAGGCTTCCGCGGAGGCCGAGGAGTCGCTGCTCATCGACTACGGCCAGCACCAGCGCCGGCTGCTTCCCCTGGTCGCGCGGACCTATGCGTTGCGCTTCGCGCAGGAGGTCGTACGCGACGACCTGCACGACGTCTTCTCCGGTGTGACCACCTCGGAGCACGCCCGACGCGAGCTCGAGTCGCGGGCCGCCGGCACGAAGGCCCTGGCGACCTGGCACGCGACGCGGACCATCCAGGAGTGCCGCGAGGCGTGCGGTGGAGCGGGCTACCTGTCCGCCAACCGGTTCGCTGCCCTGAAGGCCGACACGGACGTCTTCACGACGTTCGAGGGCGACAACACCGTGCTGCTCCAGCTGGTCGCCAAGGGGCTGCTCACCGGCTACTCCAGCGAGTTCGAGGAGATGGACCAGCTCGACCTCGTCCGCTTCGTGGCCGGTCTCGCCGTCGAGACGGTTCTGGAGCGGACCGCCGTGCACAAGCTGCTCGAACGGGTACGCGACGTCGTCCCGATCGCGGGGGAGCGCGAGCCGGACATCCTCGACTCCGACTACCACCTGGCGATGCTGCGCTTCCGCGAGGAGCACATGCTCGCCGGCGTCGCCCGGCGCCTGCAGTCCGGGGTGAAGGCCGGCGGAGAGCCGGGCGCGGTGTTCTCGACCGTGCAGGACCACGTCATCGGCGTCGCCCACGCGCACGTCGAGCGGCTCATCCACGAGGCTTTCCGGGAGAAGGTCCGCGGGCTGCCTGAGGGGGCGGTGCGCGACGTGCTCGACGTCGTCTGCGACCTCAGCGCCCTCTCGGTCATCGAGGCCGACCGCGCGTGGTTCATGGAGCACGGCCGGCTCTCCTCCGAGCGTTCCAAGGCCATCACCGCCGAGATCAACCGCCTCTGCCGCGAGCTCCGCCCGCACGCGCGGCTGCTCGTCGACGGCTTCGGGGTGCCCGAGGAGCTGCTGCGGGCGGAGGATCTGATCGGCTGAGGGGTGGGTCGGAGCGGGAGCATTTTCCCGCCATGGCGGGAAAATGCTGGCTTGAGTCGGCTCGGGTGGCGGCAGAAGCCCGCCATGGCGGGAAAATGCACCTGCCCCGCCAGCGAGCCGCGGACCGGCCACCATGCTCCCCAGCAGGAGTTATCCACAGGGGGTGTGGATAACTCCTGCAGTCATCGTGCGGATCACGCATGATCCCCGCATGACTGCCGTTCTCGTGAAGCCCAGGACCGAACCCAGGATCCCTGTCGACCCGAGCCGACCCTTCCGCCGCAAGGACGGGCTGGCGAGCGGATTCGATCCGCGCCGCAAGCGGAAGGAGTTTCGACGACTCTTCCACGGGATCTACGTGTCTCGTGCCGTCGAGGTGACACCGCTGCTGATCGCTGAGGCCGTCGTACTGAGCGTCGATCCGCTCGGAGCGTGGGCGAGTCATGCGACGGCCGCTCGAGTGTGGGACCTCCCGATCCCGCCGTTACCAGGTGAGCACGTGACCGTTCTTAGGCGCAGCCAGCGTCGGGGCCGGCCCCAGATCAGTTGCCATTCTGCGCCTGACGGATTGATCACGAAGTTCGATCACGTGGACGTCTCGGCCCCGGCACAGGTCTTCGTCGACTTGGCAGCGCTGATCCCGCTCGTCGAGTTGGTGGTCGTGGGCGATCACATGGTCAGACAGGGACTGGTGACGACGGCGGAGCTGGCGGAACACAGCGCTATGGCCAAGAGTCCCGGTGCGGCGCTCGCACGCCGCGCCGCTTCGCTCGTCCGCAACGGAGTGGATTCCCCGATGGAAACCCGACTCCGGCTGTTGATCGTGCTCGCCGGGATCCCCGAGCCTGAGGTCAATGCGCTGGTCGGCGACGAGACGGGCAGGAACAAGTACGACCTGAGCTACCGCCGCTCGCGGACGATCATCGAGTACGACGGAAAGCATCATGTCGAACGCGAAGAGCAGTGGGAGTCAGACCTGGTTCGTCGGGAGAAGATCGATGACGACGGATGGCGGATCCTCGTCTTCATCGCCAAGGACATCTACACATCGCCTGCCGAGACCTTGGAGCGGATCCATCGGGTGCTTCTGCAGCGCGGCGAACCGGGCGTTCCACGAAGGCTCAGCGACGAGTGGAAACAGCACTTCCCTGATCGCTCCTGAGTGAAGGAGGGCCAGCCACGGGCAAATTCCCGCCATGGCGGGAAAATGCCGCCTGGAACGACCTCAGCTACGAACAGAATCCCGCCATGGCGGGAAAGTGCGTAACCCCCTCGCCGATACCCTCGCCGCGTGACTCGCCTGATCCTCCTCAACGGCCTACCCGGCGTGGGGAAGTCGACGATCGCGCGCCGATATGCCGCCGAACACCCGGGCACTCTGCTGTGCGACATCGATTCGCTGCGTACGTTCATCGGCGGCTGGCGCGACGACTTCGAGGGATCCGGGGCGCTGATCCGGCCTGCAGCGCTCGGGATGATCACCGGTTATCTGCGGGATTCCGGTGACGTGGTGCTGCCGCAGCTGCTCTCCAGGGTGACCGAGCTGGAGAAGTTCGAGCGTGCGGTGCTCGAAGCGGGCGCAGACCTCGTGGAGGTCGTACTCGCCGCCGACACCGATGACGCCGTACGTCGCTTCCACCGCCGCGACGATGGCACGGACTCGTGGCACACCATCGTTCGGAGCCTGGTCGCGGAAGCAGGAGGTGACGAGGTCCTGCGCGGTTACGCCGAGAGGCTGGCAGCCCTGATCCGCAGACGTCCGGCGACGAGAATGGTCACCAGCGTGGAGGGTGAGGTGGACGCGACGTACGCCGCGGTGGTGGCGGCCATCGATGCCGCCGCGTCCACGAGACCTCAGTGAGCGGTGTTCTTGAACCGGTCGACGGAGGCGGCGATCTCCGACTCCGCGGCGGCCTTGCCGACCCAGTCGGAGCCCTTGACGGTCTTGCCGGGCTCGAGGTCCTTGTAGTGCTCGAAGAAGTGCTTGATCTCGTTGAGCGTCCACTCGTCGACGTCCGAGAGGTCCTGGATGTGGTCGAAGCGGGGGTCGCAGGGGACGCAGAGGACCTTCTCGTCCTGGCCCTTCTCGTCCTCCATGACGTACATCGCGACGGGGCGGGCCTGGACCAGCACGCCCGGGAACAGCGGATACGGGGTCAGGACCAGCGCGTCGAGGGGGTCACCGTCCCCGCCGAGGGTGTCTTCGATGTAGCCGTAGTCTGCGGGGTACATCATGGAGGTGAACAGAACGCGGTCGAGACGAAGCCGATTCGACTCGTGGTCCACCTCGTACTTGTTGCGGGATCCCTTGGGGACCTCGATCAGTACGTCGAACTCCTGCGTCACTTCTCTGCCTCCAGACAAACCCAAAAACGGAATGCCGGACAGTCTGACACCGATCAGCGTCAGACCCGGCATCGAGGAGGATATCCGTGGAGCCTGACACCCCGCCGAAGTGGCCGTCAGAGGAGACGGACGAGGCCCGCGGGAAGCTCGCGATCGTGGTGCCGTTGGTGCTCGCGCTCCTGGTGGGAGCCGCGGCAGCGGCGTACGCCCTGGGGTGGGTGCGCTATGCCCAGGGCAACGTCGCGCCGACCCCGCCGCCGGCGCCGCTGAGCATCGCCACGGTCAGCCCGGCGGCGGTCGCGGGCCAGCAGACGAAGACCCCCGGAAAGCCTGATCAGGCCGCGCTGGAGCGGGTCATGCGCGAGATGGTCGGCGACAAGCGTCTCGGCAGGCACCTCAAGGCAGCGATCGCGCCGCTCGAGGGCGGCGCCCCGCTGGTCACCCACGGCACCGGGGCCGCCACTCCGGCCAGTGTCACGAAGGTGCTGACCAGCGTGGCGGTGCTGGAGGCGTACGGCCCCGAGCGCCGGTTCGAGACCAGCACCACCCTCCAGGGGAGCACCGTCACGCTCGTCGGGGGAGGTGACGCATCTCTCACCAGCAACGACCTCGATGCGCTCGCTGCCGAGACGGCCCGTGAGCTCGGCACCACCAAGACGGTGAGCCTCGCCTACGACGACAGCCTCTTCGCCGGTCCGGTGCTGAGCCCGACCTGGCGACGCACCTACCTGGGCGAGGAGGTCGGCGGGATCACCGCGCTGCTGGTCGACCACGGCGGGTCCCAGGCGACGGGCTACAGTCGCGATCCCTCCCTGCAGGCCGCCGAGCAGTTCAAGAAGTCCCTGGTCAAGCACGGGATCAAGGTCGACGGCAAGCCCGTCCGCGGGACCAAGGCAGGCACTCAGCTCGCGGTACGCCAGGGCGACACCCTCCGCGAGATCGTCGAATACACGCTGCAGCACAGTGACAACCAGCTCGCCGAGGTGCTCGCCCGCCACGTCGGGCTCGCGGCGGGCGATCCGACCTTCGACGGCTCCACCGCGGCGATCACGGCCACGCTCAAGGATCTCGGCATGGACACCACCGGACTGGTGCTCCGTGACGGCTCCGGCCTCTCCCGGCAGAACCGGATCCCGCCGACGCTGCTGGTGAGCGCGCTCCAGACCGCCGCCAACGCCAAGCGCCCCGAGCTCGCGCCGGCGACGACCGGCCTGCCGGTCGCCGGCTGGGTCGGGTCGCTGTCGCGGCGGTTCAACTTCGACGCCGAGCCGGGTCGCGGCCGCGTCCGGGCGAAGACCGGCACCCTCACCGGAGTCTCCGGGCTCTCCGGGATCGTGGTCGACGCCCGCGGCACGCCGTTCGTCGTCGTACTCATGGCCGACGGGTTCAAGCCCGAGCAGACCCTGGACGTACGCGACGCCCTCGACGATGCGATGGCGTCGGTCGCGACGTGTCGATGCTCGGCATAGGTCCGGTCGGCTACGGTCGTAGGCATGACCCATCGAGCTGAGGAGCCCAGGCCGACCGGAGCGACGATGGTCGACTGGGACCTGGCCGTGCGGCTCGGCGCGAAGGTCGCTGGGGACGGCCCGATCGTCTCGCGCGACGAGGCCAGGCAGGCCGTCGAGGAGCTGCGTGCGGACGCTGCGAAGGCGACCGAGTTCGTGCGTGAGTTCACCGGCCTGGACGCGCCCCGCGACACCGCGCCGGTCCTCGTGGTCGACCGCAGGGGCTGGATCCAGGCCAACGCCGACACCTTCGCCCACGTGATCTCGCCGGTGGTCGACCGGATCACCGCGAAGCGGGCTCCGGGCGCCCTCTCCCTGGCGGTCGGCTCCAAGGTCAGCGCCGCCGAGGTGGGTGGTCTGCTCGGCTTCATGTCCTCGAAGATCCTCGGCCAGTTCGACCCGTTCTTCGGCCCCTCGGGCCGGCTGCTGCTGGTCGCGCCCAACGCCGTCCACGTCGAGCGCGAGCTCGGCCTCGACCCGACCGACTTCCGGCTGTGGGTCTGCCTCCACGAGGAGACCCACCGGGTCCAGTTCACGGCGAGCCCGTGGATGCGCGACCACCTCTTCGCCCAGATCGAGGGGCTCTCCGAGGCGATGGACCCCGCGTCGATCTTCGACGGTGGCCTGCAGCGCGTCACCGAGGCGCTCAAGGGCAACGGCAGCATCGTGGATGCCTTCGCCAAGCCCGAGCAGAAGGAGATCATCGACCGGGTCACCGGCATGATGTCGCTGCTCGAGGGCCACGCCGACGTGGTCATGGACGACGTCGGCCCCGGGGTGATCCCGAGCGTCACCGCGATCCGCAAGGCGTTCAACAAGCGCCGCCAGGGCATCGGCATGCTCGACCGCCTGCTGCGCCGCCTCCTCGGGCTGGAGGCCAAGATGGCGCAGTACCGCGACGGCGCGAAGTTCGTACGTCACGTCGTCGACCGCGTCGGAATGGACGAGTTCAACGCCGTCTTCGCCGGCCCCGAGAACCTCCCGTCGAAGGCCGAGATCGTCGAGCCGGACGCCTGGGTCGCGCGGGTCTTGTGACTCGCCGGTTGGTTCGTCGAGGTATGTAGACGAGGTGTCACTTCCCGTGCGGAGTTCCACGAGGGAAGTGACTGTTCGTCTGCATACCTCGATGAGCATTCGCCTCGCTAGGGTGACGTGGTGAGCCTCCACCCCTCGATCGCAGCCGTACGCCGCCCCGTCCGCGCCACGCTCGAGCAGCTGGAGCCGGGCGACAAGGTGATCGTGGCCTGCTCCGGCGGAGCGGACTCGCTGGCGCTGGCCTCGGCGGCGGTGTTCGAGGGCCACAAGCTCGGGCTGCACATCATCGGTGCGACCGTCGACCACGGGATGCAGGAAGGCAGCGACGCCCAGGCGAGCAAGGTCATCGCCCAGCTCGCCGAGATGGGTGTCGACGAGACGGTCACCGCGACCGTCGAGGTCAAGGCCGACGGTGAGGGGCCCGAGGCAGCCGCCCGACAGGCTCGTTATGCGGTCCTCGACCAGCTCGCCGAGCGCCTCGGCGCGAGCGTGGTCCTGCTCGGCCACACCCGTGACGACCAGGCCGAGACCGTGCTGCTGGGCCTGACCAGGGGATCGGGCGCCCGCAGCCTCTCCGGGATGCGCGCCGCCTTCGACCGCTATCGCCGCCCGCTCCTCGGCACCACCAGGATCGACACCGAGACCGCCTGCCAGATCGAGGGCCTCGACGTCTGGCAGGACCCGCACAACCGCGACTTCGCCTACACCCGCGCGCGCATCCGGCACCGCGTCCTGCCCACGCTCGAGGAGGATCTCGGGCCGGGGGTCACCGAGGCGCTGGCCCGCACGGCCGAGCAGCTCCGCGAGGATGCCGACTTCATCGACGACATCGCCGAGGCGATGCACCGCGAGCTCGGCGGAACCCTCCCGGTCGAGACCCTCGCCCAGTACCCGTCCGCCGTCCGCACCCGGGTCCTCCGGATCGCAGCGCTCGCGGCCGGCAGCCCGCCCGCAGAGCTCACCCGTGAGCACGTCAAGGCCGTCGACGAGCTGGTCACCGGCTGGCGCGGGCAACGCTGGATCGACCTGCCGGGACACCTTCGGGCGCGGCGTACGAACTCGTCGATCGTCTTCGAATCAGGCCCTTTCCCCACAAGCATTTAGAGTGGCGCTCATGGACACCGAGTACGTCGGCGACGACCTCGTGAAGACCCTGTTCACCCACGACGAGATCCAGGCGAAGGTCGAAGAGCTGGCCCGCCGGATCGAGAAGGACTACGAGGGCGAGGAGCTCCTGATCGTCGGCGTCCTGCGTGGCGCGGTGATGATCATGGCCGACCTCGCGCGCGCCCTGAACCGTCACGTCGAGATGGACTGGATGGCGGTGTCCTCCTACGGCTCCGGCACCAAGTCGTCCGGTGTGGTGCGGATCCTGAAGGACCTCGACACCGACGTCACCGGCAAGCACGTGCTCGTCGTCGACGAGATCATCGACTCCGGCCTGACGCTGACCTGGCTGACCTCCAACCTCAACAGCCGCGGCCCGGCGAGCCTCGAGATCGTCACCCTGCTCCGCAAGCCGGAGGCGGTCAGCATGCCGGTCGAGGTGAAGTACGTCGGCTGGGACATCCCCGACGAGTTCGTGGTCGGCTACGGCCTCGACTTCAACGAGAAGTACCGCAACCTCCGCGACATCTCGACCCTCGCTCCGCACATCTACAGCTGAGCGGGGCCGATCGGTCCGTCA includes:
- a CDS encoding thiamine ABC transporter substrate-binding protein, giving the protein MRTPAIAATAISALLLSACGGTPAEPESEKSKGADDKTVVLLTHDSFTLPKEVLAEFTEKTGYTAEIRHAGDGGELTTKIALDTGNPDGDAVFGVDNTFASRAIDQGALEAYTPSEIPEGVSDYDLPGDEEHFLTPVDNGSVCVNIDTEWFAAKKLTPPKSLDDLAEPAYKDLFVTPGAATSTPGMAFLLATVAEYGEDGWADYWGKLMDNGAKVVDGWDQAYYSDFTQGGGKGTRPIVLSYDSSPAFTVKDGKTTTAALLDTCFRQVEYAGVLKGTDHPEGAQALIDFMLSDSVQGALPESMYVFPVSSSVELPAEWAKFAQQPTSPLSVEPEEIEENREAWLATWSDTIAQ
- a CDS encoding ABC transporter permease, which translates into the protein MSSTRRVGTLVALAALPVAVLAVFFVLPVTGMVQRGLFFGGSFDLSVVSRVVGRPEIQRALWFTLWSSGLATVLSVALGLPAAFALHRLAFPLQRVIRAGLLVPFVLPTVVVGVAFRELIGEAGMLASLGLDGTPTAIILGLVFFNASVVIRAVGAAWESLDPRPGEAAAALGASPLRVLLTITLPALRPAIVSAASVVFLFCATAFGIVLTLGGVRYNSIETEIYKLTFTLFDLPGAAVLSVLQLVVVVGLLVVAGRLRSVPDPAQSRVVVRRRQVSLRDLPALLSTSVLVLLVAGPLLALLLGSLRVDDRWSLGNYVALQTPGFDPPLPVPVTTALMTSLAVAVQATLVALVLGLLVAFAVTRRSRTRAEHRVRAVLDGLFMVPLGVSAVTLGLGLYLTLGSGVLDFRDEPWLVPLAQALVALPLVVRTLVPVLGSVDDRLRQAAAGLGAGPLRAVMTVDVPAVWKPLLASSGFAFAASLGEFGATSFLVREERPTLPVVILRLLSRPGSDNYGMALAAACVLALATAVVMLLVERLRVPSIGAL
- a CDS encoding ABC transporter ATP-binding protein — its product is MLSLREVSVAYDGKAAVSDVSLELADGEVLALLGPSGSGKSTLLRAVAGLEPATGEICWDGRELRGVPTHKRGFALMFQDGQLFPHLSVAGNVAYSMRLRRIPGADREKRVADLLDLVGLGGYQDRLPGTLSGGERQRVALARALAVEPRLLLLDEPLSALDAGLRERLAGDLRRILHEAGTTALMVTHDQEEAFAVADRIALLRDGRLVQEGTLRDVWARPTDTWAALFLGYARVLEGSAARTVLKAAGLSPAGAVALRRSAFVADPAGPLTGTVVSARATPEQHRLVVRLDDIGEVDAVADSAPAPGESVRLRVEPNRLAIPESVVPESAEQPPAI
- a CDS encoding phosphatase PAP2 family protein, with translation MYRRAQIFLVSSALIFGLIAVVTAQIVDKRMLDPEGFLGPSWLRLPLLVGAALLVDLVPRTLWLAKFKWKDMGPIFKERVRTHWTRERLTLVAMGIVCFYLVYVCYRNLKSFLPFVVPETYEFDHELHLIDKAVLFGADPAILLHDLLGTGWVAWFLSYIYMWFLPLVPFAVAAWLVWSRNLAYGYWFVASQCIAWILGTVSYYCLPTVGPGLQYPYLYADLPDTPASSLMESLVFTRQHVLFDVDANVVQSVGGFASLHTGITLLVALMIHATIKNKIARWAGWINFGITVVATVYFGWHYLADDVAGAMIALVAYYFGGLAAGQKFQRKGVRRLVAESDAIAGREAKVAHELT
- a CDS encoding acyl-CoA dehydrogenase family protein, which encodes MNAIDAAALTSLLDGRYAGVRQDVRRALAERADFLDEVEELPRPEYRERVREVLLDVSATGLTGLGFPKEYGGGGDVGASIAAFEEMAGGDLSLLVKSGVQFGLFGGAILQLGTARHHDRYLADIVSGRLLGCFAMTEHGHGSNVAAVATVATYDPATQEFVIETTREDAYKDYIGNAAAHGELAVVFAQLVVGGEERGVHAFVVPIRISGVAAPGVKIADDGPKMGLNGVDNGRLWFSGVRVPRTSLLNRFADVTASGEYVSEIESAGRRFFTMLGTLVQGRVSVGGAAIRASEVALTIAVRYALRRRQFEASAEAEESLLIDYGQHQRRLLPLVARTYALRFAQEVVRDDLHDVFSGVTTSEHARRELESRAAGTKALATWHATRTIQECREACGGAGYLSANRFAALKADTDVFTTFEGDNTVLLQLVAKGLLTGYSSEFEEMDQLDLVRFVAGLAVETVLERTAVHKLLERVRDVVPIAGEREPDILDSDYHLAMLRFREEHMLAGVARRLQSGVKAGGEPGAVFSTVQDHVIGVAHAHVERLIHEAFREKVRGLPEGAVRDVLDVVCDLSALSVIEADRAWFMEHGRLSSERSKAITAEINRLCRELRPHARLLVDGFGVPEELLRAEDLIG
- a CDS encoding DUF559 domain-containing protein; this translates as MTAVLVKPRTEPRIPVDPSRPFRRKDGLASGFDPRRKRKEFRRLFHGIYVSRAVEVTPLLIAEAVVLSVDPLGAWASHATAARVWDLPIPPLPGEHVTVLRRSQRRGRPQISCHSAPDGLITKFDHVDVSAPAQVFVDLAALIPLVELVVVGDHMVRQGLVTTAELAEHSAMAKSPGAALARRAASLVRNGVDSPMETRLRLLIVLAGIPEPEVNALVGDETGRNKYDLSYRRSRTIIEYDGKHHVEREEQWESDLVRREKIDDDGWRILVFIAKDIYTSPAETLERIHRVLLQRGEPGVPRRLSDEWKQHFPDRS